DNA sequence from the Vicia villosa cultivar HV-30 ecotype Madison, WI linkage group LG3, Vvil1.0, whole genome shotgun sequence genome:
TGTGGGTCTGGGCGTGATTCCCTGGCCCAAAATATAGGAAATACTGGAAAAGGTCTTGGTTAGCCGAGTAAGGGGAACTAGTTGTTGGCGTGGATGGAAGCCCAAAGTGCTCGGATAGTCCTATGCTGTGGGAGACCTATTGATGAGTCGTGCTCGGTCGAAAGGGAGGTTCGTCCTCTCCTTGCTCCAAGGAGTGGGCCAACGCTTATTAGGTCTCATCACACTAATAAGTGGGTTGGGTCAATTAAGACAATTGGGCTAGTCCAGAACACTTACTATATCAAAGGAAACAACATTAGGTGGCTAAAACAAACATTGGCAGTACTTggattttcaaacaaatcatgCAGCTAAGGgagaatataaaaaatatacacGTCAATTGGGATCAGATGTGCAACAACAAAAAATTCCACATGAAGAGTGTATACACCAACCTGAAGAGACAAGATTCTGAAGTTCCTTGGAACAAGTTGATGTGAAATAATACAGCAAGGCCAAGAGCAATAGTGACTTTGTGGTTGGCTTGTCATGGAAAACTTGCCACAAAGAACAGGCTAATGAAGTTTGGCATGCTTACTAGCAGCAATTGTGCATTCTGCAGCAAGGAGGAGAGCATTGATCATCTGCAATTTGAATGTGACAGCATGAAAAGAATCTAGACCAAAGTTTTGAAATGGATACAAAAAAGTCATAAACCAAAATCGTGGAATAAAGACCTAGAATGACTTATTCAAAATAGCAAGGGCAGAGGCTGGAAGGTTGACATACTCAAACTGACAACAACAGAAACAATATATGGTGTTTGGAAATTTCATAATGATATATGCTTTGAAAATTACTATGATAGAGATAAGATAGAAGACCAAATCATTGATAGCATTGTACATATGAGATGGTATAATAGGAAAATTAGACCTCATATAGCTAGAATGATGTTGGGTTAGGAGTTTGTGCTTCTCCTTTTGTCAACTAGGTGGTTGGATCCTTGTGATCGTCATGTATTGTTTGAttttttgattaatcaaagtcttGATTTATTTATAAAAGAAGTGAGAGGGAaaccaaaattattttattttaaataagagATCAATTTCACCAAAATTGTAATtaagttaaaaatatattaataacagAATACTATACTTACTATATTACAAGTATCAAGTTAAATTTGATTCTAAAGCTATGAAAGATAAGTTTTTGAAATTAGatcatgaatatcaaatttttcATATGAAAAAAAGAGACAGTTTGTTTCTATAATGACAAAAtctctcattttttattattattatctttaaatatttatttgtcttaaagaatgaaagttaaataaaaaataattttcttaaaaatattaaatagttctTTAACTATTCAATTGAGctaattattttttgaatttaattaaaatatatcgaCGGTGTAAAAAATTTATTGTCAGTTAATCACAATCTTTGATTTGTTTAgattatttgacttttattttatttttttaaaataataaaattgagtGGTTATGATATATtaatagtataaaatattttacattgacTAACATAATAATTAACCTCTTATTTTTTTACTAATGTATTGATGATTATTTGGTGAGCAATATCGTACCTTTGGAGTTATTTAATTGGAGTTATCTAATTTTGCAATgttatgtaatttttaatatcaatttattttaaaataataagaaaattttCCTAAGAAATTGATACGCGACCAATATTTAAGATACATGAGAATTATCTAATTATTTTCTAAGgacattaaataattttttcttaattACCCTGATAAGTTATTGGTAATTTATTCAAGATCACTAAACTATAAAGTAAACGAACTCCCAAGTCCCAATCTCAGTGCCTATTCAAATTATTATTAGCTCTTTTTACTCAAACAAATTTTACAGCTTttgattttaattagttattttatGATGAATCATAATTTGTATCATACTTAATACACTTATACTACCTCTCGATAACTCTTAGATGAAAAattacttatatttatttataagatttttatttttaaataacaaattgTTAGctgttttatattatatttataatttatagatTACCGGAGTTCTCCAACTTCTTTAACCTATAACTCTCAGCTAATTCAAACGAGTTAATCTACCCCTCacctgttttattttttatttcttttttagtgtCTTTGTGGATAAACTACCGACAATTTATCAAGAAACAATCTAACATCACTACATTAAATACGTCAATCAAGAGAAGAGTAAACAAAATGTGCTGGAATAAGCTAAGGTTGTAGGAGAAAACTTATTGAACAAGAGAAAACTTATTCAAATGACTCAATCAAGAGAAGAGTCAACAAAATGTGCTGTTATAGTGCTATAAATATCACTTGTCCAGGACAATTTATATCCACAACAACAAAAATGGCTTACTTCAAAAAGCATTCTTTCCTCCTGATTTCCACTCTCCTCGTAATTCTCCAACTACAATTCTCCTCCACAAACGCTGCCGTTAAAGGTGGCTATTGGTATTCTGATAGTGGCCTTGCAGTTTCTGACATTAATCCCTCTTATTTCACTCACCTGTTCTGTGCATTTGCTGACCTTGATTCTAGTACCAACAAAGTCACAATTTCTTCTGCAAACGCAGCTAGATTCTCAACCTTCACCCAAACCGTCCAAGCAAAGAGTAGTTCAGTGAAAACTCTTTTATCAATTGGTGGTGGTGGAGGTGATTCTTTGGCACAAAAATTTGCCAATATGGCTAGCCAAGCTAGTAGCCGAAAATCGTTCATAGACTCTTCGATCCAGCTAGCCAGAAGTAATAACTTCAATGGCCTTGATCTTGACTGGGAATATCCATCCACAGACGCAGAAAAGACCAACTTTGGTTTACTCATCAAGGAGTGGAGAGCTGCGGTGGCGACAGAGTCTAGCAGTTCTGGGAAGACAGCACTGCTGTTAACAGCTGCAGTAGGTGGCTCTGATCAGATCACCGAATTGAAGTACTACCCAGGTCAGGATATTGCAAACAACTTGGATTGGGTCAATGTAATGACTTACGACCTTTTCATCTCAAATAGTATTCAAACATCAACTCTTACTCAGCCACCTGCTCCTTTGAAAAACCCAACTGGCCAGTTCAGCGTAGATGAGGGTATCACAAAATGGATAGGCTTAGGAGTGCCGAAAAACAAACTAGCACTGGGTTTACCCGCATATGGTTACAAGTGGAGTTTGGCAGATCCTAATAAACATGGACTTTTCGATAAAGCTACCCAGGGACTTGGGGTAGTGaagtacaaggatataaaaaatgCTGGGGCGCAGGTTGTGTACAATTCCACATATGTTACAAATTACGCCTTCAAAGGGACAGATTGGTATGGATACGATGATACTCAGAGTATATCTGCCAAGGTTTCTTATGCCAAGCAAAATGCATTGTTGGGATATTTCTTTTGGCATATTGAACAAGACAGCAACTGGGCTCTTTCTTCAACAGGTGAGTAGATTGGCTCTTCTAATTGAACACTATTTATCTTTTAGCATACTCTGTTTGTGTAGATATAACTATAACTGTTAATTAAATAGATAAGAAAACACCAAGCTGTCTAATAGCGAGTCaatctaatggaaaatgtttACTGTATTTTTTTGCAGCTTCTCAAACATTGGGAGCCTAGTAAAGGATTGTAGACAGAGTATGCCGCAAAGAGAATAAAGATGAG
Encoded proteins:
- the LOC131660093 gene encoding class V chitinase-like, with the protein product MCCYSAINITCPGQFISTTTKMAYFKKHSFLLISTLLVILQLQFSSTNAAVKGGYWYSDSGLAVSDINPSYFTHLFCAFADLDSSTNKVTISSANAARFSTFTQTVQAKSSSVKTLLSIGGGGGDSLAQKFANMASQASSRKSFIDSSIQLARSNNFNGLDLDWEYPSTDAEKTNFGLLIKEWRAAVATESSSSGKTALLLTAAVGGSDQITELKYYPGQDIANNLDWVNVMTYDLFISNSIQTSTLTQPPAPLKNPTGQFSVDEGITKWIGLGVPKNKLALGLPAYGYKWSLADPNKHGLFDKATQGLGVVKYKDIKNAGAQVVYNSTYVTNYAFKGTDWYGYDDTQSISAKVSYAKQNALLGYFFWHIEQDSNWALSSTASQTLGA